A genome region from Methanobacterium sp. includes the following:
- a CDS encoding histidine kinase dimerization/phosphoacceptor domain -containing protein: MNDEKKSKEQLIDEITKYRNLYSELEDHMADFNLMKPENKPFQDALKFLSPLVMELLGLPTESDIYDFVLEKLQEVVKDAYIIISTYDEDSGSFKVRDIVGITPKMADLAEKLTGVKIDDFNFPQDTLDQGSKNFLSSGKLQKVEDGLSYITAGKLPSKTYRMIEKAFGVDETYVMGFSFKGEMFGSVNIVTKKNGKPLNINTVETILNIASVVLQNKMAEKELKKRERLLSLVTDNMLNVVGQIDAEGTFQYISPSIKTILGYDVEEILGENVFKFINLTHPDDQFMVASAFREANDSYLPGSVQHRFIRADGRYIWVESLGNPLFDKENQYKGVVFSMTDIDSLKVAEKNFRTSLEEKELLLRELHHRVKNNMQIISSLLSLQTQHIKDERDLKIFESSQNRVKTMSLIHEELYSSQDFSHINLSEYIQNLTKELLTSHIEDPGRVKLTVNVEDVRMELETAIPLGLLINEIVANSVNHAFPNEQKGKIIVELERDGNAFILKMSDDGIGIPEDIDFKKAETLGFQLINSLVNQLDGQIEMHTNNGTRYTVKFKELDYKKRF; encoded by the coding sequence ATGAATGATGAAAAAAAATCTAAAGAACAGTTAATTGATGAAATAACAAAATATAGGAATTTATATTCTGAATTAGAAGACCATATGGCTGATTTTAATTTAATGAAACCTGAAAACAAACCTTTTCAGGATGCTTTGAAATTTTTATCCCCCCTGGTAATGGAGCTATTGGGTCTGCCCACAGAATCCGATATATACGATTTTGTACTGGAAAAACTTCAGGAAGTAGTTAAAGATGCTTACATTATCATTTCCACTTATGATGAAGATTCTGGTAGTTTTAAAGTTCGGGATATAGTGGGGATCACCCCCAAAATGGCTGATCTTGCTGAGAAGTTAACTGGGGTGAAAATAGATGATTTCAACTTCCCCCAGGATACCCTGGATCAAGGATCAAAAAATTTCTTATCAAGCGGGAAGTTGCAAAAGGTAGAGGATGGTCTATCCTACATCACCGCGGGGAAACTACCTTCAAAAACATATCGCATGATTGAAAAAGCATTCGGTGTTGATGAAACCTATGTGATGGGTTTTTCATTCAAAGGGGAGATGTTCGGGAGTGTGAATATAGTAACCAAAAAAAATGGTAAACCCCTTAACATCAACACTGTGGAAACCATCCTTAACATCGCCTCTGTTGTTTTGCAGAATAAAATGGCGGAAAAAGAACTAAAAAAACGCGAAAGACTTTTAAGTCTGGTTACAGACAATATGCTGAATGTGGTGGGGCAGATCGATGCGGAAGGAACTTTCCAGTATATCAGCCCTTCAATTAAAACTATTCTCGGTTATGATGTTGAAGAAATCCTGGGTGAAAATGTTTTCAAATTTATCAATTTAACCCATCCTGATGATCAATTTATGGTCGCTTCTGCTTTCAGGGAGGCTAATGATTCATACTTACCCGGAAGCGTGCAACATCGATTCATACGGGCTGACGGACGTTACATATGGGTTGAATCATTAGGAAACCCATTATTTGATAAGGAAAATCAGTACAAAGGAGTGGTATTCAGCATGACTGATATTGATTCCTTGAAAGTTGCTGAAAAAAATTTCAGAACATCTTTAGAAGAGAAAGAACTCCTACTGCGTGAACTTCACCATCGAGTTAAAAACAACATGCAGATCATATCCAGTCTTTTAAGCCTTCAAACCCAGCACATTAAAGATGAAAGGGATCTGAAAATTTTCGAAAGCAGTCAGAACCGTGTGAAAACCATGTCCCTGATTCATGAGGAGCTTTACAGTTCACAGGATTTTTCACATATCAACCTGTCTGAATACATTCAAAATCTTACCAAAGAGCTTTTAACATCACATATTGAAGATCCAGGACGTGTGAAACTTACTGTCAACGTTGAAGATGTCAGGATGGAATTAGAAACTGCCATACCCCTGGGACTTCTTATTAATGAAATCGTTGCCAATTCAGTTAACCATGCATTTCCCAATGAACAGAAAGGGAAGATAATTGTGGAACTAGAAAGAGATGGTAATGCCTTCATTCTGAAAATGAGTGATGATGGTATTGGAATCCCGGAAGACATTGATTTTAAAAAGGCAGAAACTTTAGGATTTCAACTGATAAACAGCCTGGTAAACCAGTTAGATGGTCAAATTGAAATGCATACAAATAATGGGACCAGGTACACAGTTAAATTCAAGGAATTAGATTATAAAAAAAGGTTTTGA
- a CDS encoding P-II family nitrogen regulator, with amino-acid sequence MENEPLINPKKIVILCNYNSSKDHSATIIDYFNDNTMPEEKIELSVFNYRRILIDGGKNYLFNSPGYPEFMSIKQVLSEDVDGVIVFVETSVGIFETDLEIINLITSENIPHVLFANRDDFGEFEMDTHVEGVLIIPTIAQDGIGINDGLKMLLKLIDKYEKETAPPENNAIEPKKAYKTREINETTEINETYEEYDDPEPLPLFIPEFYKLRFFFHPIELDNVKNSLAKFGFSNITTIDIKYHDHNNEKMETYRCSSYELELPPKIEMMMIIRTEEIEYVIQALEAVKTEDVSEKLFISPVEDVIRIRTTERGENAVD; translated from the coding sequence TTGGAAAATGAACCCCTAATTAATCCTAAAAAAATCGTTATTTTATGCAATTATAATTCTAGCAAGGATCATTCTGCAACCATAATAGACTATTTTAATGATAATACTATGCCTGAGGAGAAAATTGAATTATCTGTCTTTAATTATCGGAGGATACTCATAGACGGTGGGAAAAATTATTTATTCAATTCACCAGGCTATCCGGAATTCATGTCCATAAAACAAGTGTTATCTGAAGATGTGGACGGAGTTATTGTTTTTGTAGAGACCAGTGTTGGTATTTTTGAAACAGACTTGGAAATAATTAATTTGATTACCAGTGAAAACATACCCCATGTCTTATTTGCAAATAGAGATGATTTTGGCGAATTTGAAATGGATACCCATGTTGAAGGAGTCTTGATTATTCCCACCATTGCTCAGGATGGAATTGGAATAAACGATGGCCTGAAAATGTTATTAAAATTAATTGACAAATATGAAAAAGAGACAGCCCCTCCTGAAAACAATGCAATAGAACCCAAAAAAGCCTACAAAACCAGAGAGATCAATGAAACCACAGAGATCAATGAAACCTATGAAGAATATGATGATCCTGAACCTTTACCATTGTTTATCCCGGAATTTTACAAATTAAGATTTTTTTTCCACCCCATTGAACTGGACAATGTGAAAAATTCCCTGGCAAAATTCGGATTTTCCAATATAACTACAATAGATATCAAGTATCATGACCATAATAATGAAAAAATGGAAACATACCGTTGCAGTAGTTATGAGCTAGAATTACCACCAAAAATAGAAATGATGATGATCATCAGAACGGAAGAAATTGAGTATGTTATTCAGGCCCTTGAAGCTGTGAAAACTGAAGATGTTAGTGAAAAATTATTTATATCACCAGTGGAAGATGTTATACGAATTAGAACAACCGAAAGAGGGGAAAATGCTGTTGATTGA
- a CDS encoding GTP-binding protein: METKKILVLGDSDSGKRTALKHVCNNLVETEAASYGKTIQNNKKLQIFSPSSAERFKFMKDILSKNMDGAIIVIDNTQGITLNCEEMIDFVEEKDVPYVIFANKQDLSDIPIYTQYHDVLIVPTEAISGKGISEGVNILLELMEPEYISKIKAVSC, from the coding sequence ATGGAAACCAAAAAAATTTTAGTGTTAGGAGATTCAGATTCGGGTAAAAGGACTGCCCTGAAACATGTTTGCAATAATCTGGTAGAAACTGAAGCTGCAAGTTATGGGAAAACCATACAAAACAATAAAAAGCTTCAAATATTCAGCCCATCCAGTGCAGAGAGATTTAAGTTTATGAAAGACATATTATCCAAAAATATGGACGGGGCAATCATAGTTATCGATAACACTCAGGGTATTACCCTTAACTGTGAAGAAATGATTGATTTTGTGGAAGAAAAAGACGTTCCTTATGTCATATTTGCCAATAAACAAGATTTAAGTGATATTCCCATTTATACTCAGTACCATGATGTTCTGATAGTTCCTACCGAGGCAATTTCAGGTAAAGGGATTTCGGAAGGTGTGAACATATTATTGGAATTGATGGAACCAGAATATATCAGTAAGATCAAAGCAGTTAGCTGCTGA
- the guaA gene encoding glutamine-hydrolyzing GMP synthase, which translates to MLDPSSFIKESIDEIKKTIGNKKAIIALSGGVDSSVASVLVSNAIGENLTAVFVDHGLLREGEADYVQKTFHDRLNLKYINASEEFLGKLEGVEDPEEKRKIIGEVFIRVFEREAEKVGAEFLVQGTIAPDWIESHGDIKSHHNVALPHGMVLELVEPIRELYKDEVRIIGAEMGLPDEMVNRQPYPGPGLAVRIAGKITPQKIEICRKANAIVEEEVQKKGLDKTLWQYFAVLTNTKVTGVKGDIRDYGYLVVLRMVESLDAMTADVPELPWEMVKTISRRITAEIPEVTHVSLSVSDKPPSTIELA; encoded by the coding sequence ATGTTAGATCCGTCTTCTTTCATTAAAGAATCAATAGATGAAATTAAAAAAACCATAGGAAATAAAAAGGCAATAATTGCTTTATCCGGTGGTGTTGATAGTTCAGTGGCATCAGTTCTTGTTTCAAATGCCATTGGAGAAAATTTAACCGCAGTCTTTGTTGATCATGGTCTCCTGCGGGAAGGGGAAGCAGACTATGTTCAAAAAACATTCCATGACCGGCTTAACTTGAAGTACATCAATGCCAGCGAAGAATTTCTGGGTAAACTGGAAGGAGTTGAAGACCCTGAAGAAAAACGAAAGATCATAGGCGAAGTCTTCATCCGGGTTTTTGAAAGGGAAGCCGAGAAAGTGGGTGCCGAATTCCTGGTGCAGGGCACTATTGCCCCTGACTGGATCGAAAGTCATGGAGATATTAAATCCCATCACAACGTTGCCCTCCCCCATGGGATGGTTCTGGAGCTTGTGGAACCTATAAGAGAACTTTATAAGGATGAAGTGAGGATCATTGGAGCTGAAATGGGATTGCCTGATGAGATGGTGAACCGGCAACCCTACCCGGGTCCGGGTCTGGCTGTGCGCATAGCAGGAAAGATAACCCCCCAGAAAATTGAAATATGCCGCAAAGCCAATGCCATAGTAGAGGAAGAAGTGCAAAAGAAGGGTCTTGATAAAACCCTGTGGCAGTACTTCGCAGTGCTCACCAACACCAAGGTTACAGGGGTTAAAGGAGATATACGGGACTACGGATACCTGGTAGTCCTGAGAATGGTTGAATCACTGGATGCCATGACTGCTGATGTTCCGGAACTCCCCTGGGAAATGGTGAAAACAATCTCCCGGAGAATAACTGCCGAAATCCCGGAAGTCACCCATGTGTCTCTTTCAGTTAGTGACAAACCCCCAAGTACAATTGAACTTGCTTAA
- a CDS encoding GMP synthase subunit A yields the protein MILVVNNHGQYNHRIHRTLHYLKIPSELVPNTTSLEEIKDKKPLGLILGGGPSVERSGNSIEYVKKLDYPILGICLGHQILAQAYGGEIGSAGSESYAQIQINIRDENDIFKGLGPQLDVWASHKDEVTELPSEFKILASSPICDIEAMKHMDKPLYGIQFHPEVYHTPEGPKVFENFYEVCKKYHKND from the coding sequence ATGATATTAGTGGTTAACAATCATGGACAGTACAATCACCGGATTCACCGGACTCTGCACTACCTGAAAATACCTTCAGAGCTGGTTCCCAACACCACCAGTCTGGAGGAAATTAAGGATAAAAAACCATTGGGATTGATTCTGGGAGGCGGACCCTCAGTGGAAAGATCAGGTAACAGTATAGAATACGTTAAAAAACTGGATTATCCTATTCTGGGCATCTGTCTTGGTCATCAGATCCTTGCACAGGCCTATGGTGGCGAAATCGGTTCTGCGGGTTCGGAAAGTTACGCTCAGATCCAGATTAACATCCGAGATGAAAATGACATCTTCAAAGGCCTGGGACCACAGTTAGATGTCTGGGCCTCCCACAAGGATGAAGTGACCGAACTCCCCTCTGAATTTAAAATTCTGGCCTCATCACCCATATGTGATATTGAAGCCATGAAACACATGGATAAGCCTTTATACGGGATACAATTCCACCCTGAAGTCTATCATACCCCAGAAGGGCCTAAAGTTTTTGAGAATTTTTATGAAGTTTGCAAAAAATATCATAAAAATGATTAA
- a CDS encoding DUF2124 domain-containing protein, with protein sequence MMETEKFRGLNGNLMAFKREVEGAEKVTFAGIPGVCSPFAELFAYVIRDKESVFVAKTDLDSARKIERTPLGMQFTEEADPHSSVVALLGGLSMPQYEVDVADVQKMIEDILAPGGKVIGLCYMNMFENAGWDEKIDFDCIINGILTGEIYKND encoded by the coding sequence ATGATGGAAACAGAAAAGTTCAGAGGATTAAACGGAAACCTGATGGCTTTCAAGAGGGAAGTAGAGGGTGCAGAAAAAGTTACTTTTGCAGGAATTCCTGGTGTTTGCAGCCCATTTGCAGAACTTTTTGCCTATGTAATTCGGGATAAGGAATCAGTTTTTGTTGCCAAAACTGATCTGGATTCAGCTCGGAAAATTGAACGCACACCATTAGGTATGCAATTTACAGAAGAAGCAGATCCCCACAGCAGTGTTGTAGCCCTTCTGGGCGGACTCTCCATGCCTCAATACGAAGTAGATGTAGCTGATGTGCAGAAAATGATTGAAGATATCCTGGCACCTGGTGGAAAGGTCATTGGCCTGTGTTACATGAACATGTTCGAAAACGCAGGTTGGGATGAGAAAATTGATTTTGACTGCATAATAAACGGTATTTTAACTGGAGAAATTTATAAAAACGATTAA
- a CDS encoding DUF447 domain-containing protein, with protein MLDLYSVGMERGLLYEVIVTTRNPDGTPNAAPIGVICKEDREVVVYLHEGSKTFDNVRREKSFCVNILRDPMVFVESTLGNLDSTKFQTHDQDLSIKGAEAFFTVEVTREKLVQRQDHLGTSTLNVVNAKVLEVVKNQEHVHPLNRAIYGIIEALVYLSRIDIVSEDEKKAYLEKISETSRVVNKVGSEDHKKAMKKIIESLEK; from the coding sequence ATGTTGGACTTGTATTCTGTGGGTATGGAACGTGGTCTCCTCTACGAGGTCATAGTTACCACCCGAAACCCGGATGGAACCCCCAATGCAGCACCAATTGGTGTTATCTGTAAAGAAGATCGTGAAGTGGTTGTTTATCTCCATGAGGGATCAAAAACATTCGATAATGTGCGACGTGAAAAGAGTTTCTGTGTGAATATACTGCGGGATCCAATGGTATTTGTTGAATCAACCCTGGGAAATCTTGACAGCACAAAATTCCAGACTCATGACCAGGATTTAAGCATCAAAGGAGCAGAAGCCTTTTTCACAGTTGAAGTCACCCGTGAAAAGCTGGTTCAACGCCAGGATCATCTGGGAACTTCTACCCTAAATGTGGTAAATGCCAAGGTCCTGGAAGTGGTTAAGAATCAGGAACATGTTCATCCTTTAAACCGGGCCATTTATGGGATAATTGAGGCCCTGGTGTATCTTAGCCGGATAGATATTGTTTCTGAAGATGAAAAGAAGGCATACCTGGAGAAGATTAGTGAAACCTCCAGGGTGGTGAACAAGGTAGGCTCAGAGGACCATAAAAAAGCCATGAAGAAGATTATAGAATCCCTTGAAAAGTAA
- a CDS encoding MBL fold metallo-hydrolase translates to MNVIPLAFESMGVRSMATYIETDQKILVDPGTSIAPKRFGFPPWKDEFDALHETRARVQEYAKKADILTISHYHHDHFTPFSLGRYLDSSPEYAQQMYRNKKLFIKHPTENINKNQQKRARDFLKNLKRLGTRDIHYADGNSFKVGDTLFKFSNALPHGAEGSRVGFVITVTIEWEGQKLIHASDVQGPMGDGARELILNENPDTLILSGPPIYLEGFILEKRDVVRAQKNLIEIARKIPRVVVDHHLLRDLRCFDFIKTVKEESKGEVLVASELLGKEPYLLEARRKEFYF, encoded by the coding sequence ATGAATGTTATACCCCTGGCCTTTGAAAGTATGGGTGTGCGCTCCATGGCCACCTACATTGAAACTGACCAGAAGATACTAGTGGACCCTGGTACATCCATCGCCCCTAAAAGGTTCGGATTCCCTCCATGGAAGGATGAATTCGATGCTCTGCATGAGACCCGGGCCAGAGTACAGGAATATGCTAAAAAAGCAGATATTCTAACCATCAGCCATTACCACCATGATCACTTTACTCCTTTTAGTCTGGGAAGATACCTGGATTCCTCTCCGGAATATGCTCAGCAAATGTACCGGAATAAAAAGCTGTTTATAAAACATCCCACGGAAAATATAAATAAAAACCAGCAGAAAAGGGCCAGAGATTTTTTAAAGAATTTGAAACGTTTAGGGACTAGGGATATTCATTATGCTGATGGTAATTCATTCAAAGTAGGGGATACTCTTTTTAAATTTTCAAACGCACTTCCCCATGGTGCAGAGGGCAGCCGTGTGGGTTTTGTCATAACCGTCACCATTGAATGGGAGGGGCAGAAGTTAATACACGCCTCTGATGTGCAGGGACCTATGGGGGATGGTGCCAGGGAACTCATACTTAATGAAAACCCAGATACTCTTATTTTAAGTGGTCCACCCATCTATCTGGAGGGTTTCATTCTGGAGAAGAGGGATGTGGTACGTGCACAGAAAAATTTGATTGAAATTGCCAGGAAAATTCCTCGGGTGGTGGTTGATCATCATCTTTTAAGGGATCTTCGCTGTTTTGATTTTATAAAAACAGTTAAGGAAGAATCAAAGGGCGAGGTACTTGTAGCATCGGAACTTCTTGGTAAAGAGCCTTATCTCTTAGAAGCAAGACGAAAAGAGTTCTATTTTTAG
- the ade gene encoding adenine deaminase, translating to MLKGNLLNLFTEEIYPAEVEIQNGEIKCIREVKGEFKNYILPGFIDAHIHIESSMLTPSRFAEVVVPHGTTAVVADPHEIANVLGLAGIDYMMRDASTVPLHFFFTAPSCVPATAFETSGAVLGPAGIDEILQMDDVVALAEMMNFPGVIGEEQVVLEKIKLAREHSKPVDGHAPLLSGADLCKYIGAGISTDHECSRLEEAQEKKRLGMKIMIREGSSAKNLEELQSVGGDFLVSDDRHPQDLLEGHLDHTLQKAVQLGMDPVEAIRMVTLNPASHYHLDTGSISPGKRADLVLVDDLEHFNVKKVLINGEMVAREGKALFKVQPTMIENTFRLRDKKPWDFEVQSNITGKVTVRVIKVIEGQLLTEESEAILESSAGVLKVDHENDILKIAVVERYGANHISNAFVNGFKLEKGAIASSVAHDSHNIIVVGTNSQDMAAAVNTLKKNRGGLVAVCDEEVHSLKLPIAGLMSTLSAGEVSDQLTKLHDVVKDMGCKLASPFMTMSFMALLVIPKLKISDQGLFDVESFQFVDVLK from the coding sequence ATGTTGAAAGGAAACCTATTAAACCTCTTTACAGAAGAAATCTACCCTGCAGAGGTGGAAATCCAGAATGGGGAGATTAAATGTATCAGGGAAGTTAAGGGTGAGTTTAAAAACTACATTCTCCCAGGGTTTATCGATGCCCATATACACATTGAAAGCTCCATGCTCACTCCTTCCCGTTTTGCAGAGGTGGTGGTGCCCCATGGAACCACGGCAGTGGTGGCTGATCCCCATGAAATTGCCAATGTCCTGGGACTTGCTGGTATCGACTACATGATGAGGGATGCTAGTACAGTTCCCCTCCACTTTTTCTTCACTGCCCCGTCATGCGTGCCTGCCACAGCCTTTGAAACTTCTGGAGCAGTGCTGGGACCTGCTGGAATAGATGAAATCCTCCAGATGGATGATGTGGTGGCACTGGCGGAGATGATGAATTTTCCAGGTGTTATTGGAGAAGAGCAGGTTGTTCTGGAGAAGATTAAACTCGCCCGTGAACATTCTAAACCAGTTGATGGCCATGCACCTCTTTTATCCGGTGCAGATCTCTGCAAGTATATAGGTGCTGGTATATCCACTGATCATGAGTGCAGCAGGCTGGAGGAGGCACAGGAGAAAAAGAGGTTGGGGATGAAGATAATGATCCGGGAAGGATCATCAGCCAAGAACCTAGAAGAACTGCAGAGTGTGGGGGGTGATTTCCTGGTATCTGATGACCGGCACCCACAGGACCTTCTGGAGGGACATTTAGACCATACCCTGCAAAAAGCGGTGCAACTTGGCATGGATCCTGTGGAAGCCATCAGGATGGTTACCTTGAATCCTGCATCCCATTACCATCTGGATACCGGGTCAATTAGCCCTGGTAAAAGAGCTGATCTGGTGCTGGTGGATGATCTGGAACATTTCAACGTTAAAAAAGTCCTGATAAATGGAGAGATGGTTGCCAGGGAAGGGAAGGCCCTTTTCAAAGTCCAACCCACCATGATCGAAAATACATTCAGATTACGTGACAAAAAGCCATGGGATTTTGAAGTACAATCTAACATAACTGGAAAGGTCACAGTGAGAGTTATTAAAGTGATTGAGGGACAGCTTCTCACTGAAGAATCTGAAGCAATCCTGGAATCTTCTGCTGGCGTTTTAAAAGTAGACCATGAAAACGATATCCTGAAAATTGCAGTGGTGGAAAGATATGGGGCTAATCACATTTCCAATGCCTTTGTAAATGGTTTCAAGCTTGAAAAAGGGGCTATTGCATCCAGTGTTGCCCATGACTCCCATAACATCATTGTGGTTGGTACCAACAGTCAGGATATGGCAGCTGCCGTTAACACCCTTAAAAAGAATAGAGGAGGGCTGGTTGCAGTTTGTGATGAAGAGGTTCATTCCCTTAAACTCCCAATAGCTGGTCTTATGAGTACCCTGAGTGCGGGGGAGGTATCTGACCAGCTGACTAAATTACATGATGTGGTTAAGGATATGGGTTGTAAATTGGCCTCACCATTCATGACCATGTCATTCATGGCCCTCCTGGTGATTCCCAAACTAAAAATCAGCGACCAGGGCTTATTCGATGTTGAAAGTTTCCAGTTTGTGGATGTTTTAAAATGA